In one Nicotiana tomentosiformis chromosome 6, ASM39032v3, whole genome shotgun sequence genomic region, the following are encoded:
- the LOC138894771 gene encoding uncharacterized protein, whose product MVRIPRDKRSPDKDFRHLQEEVATLLKNGHLREFLSNRAKNNYGRNRDNTESSKAGEETPRQTINMIFGGNEISGVTFLAAKKTKVSITHSKRLWEDDITFTKEDADALLLPHNDALVISLNVLDFKIKRVLVDLGSSSSIVQWRVLEQAKLTGSIIPAT is encoded by the coding sequence atggtgcGAATACCACGGGACAAACGGTCACCGGACAAGGACTTTCGACATCTTCAAGAGGAGGTGGCAacgctattgaagaatggtcatctccgagaattcttgagcaatcgagctaagaacaattacggtcgcaACAGAGACAACACAGAAtcctcgaaagcaggagaagaaaccCCACGTcaaacgatcaatatgatctttGGGGGGAACGAGATTAGCGGGGTCACATTTTTGGCGGCAAAGAAGactaaagtatcgataactcacaGCAAAAGACTCTGGGAGGACGATATCACTTTTACGAAGGAAGACGCAGATGCATTACTGTTACcgcacaacgatgcactggtaatctctttaaatgtgttggattttaaaattaagcgtgttctagtggatctagGAAGTTCGTCTAGTATcgtacaatggagagtattggaacaagctaaactcaccggaagcattattccggcaacaTAA